The following coding sequences lie in one Xanthomonas hyacinthi genomic window:
- the ybgC gene encoding tol-pal system-associated acyl-CoA thioesterase yields MTSDSPFPIPDSQPLFSWPTRIYWEDTDAGGVVYHARYVAFLERARTEWLRALGYGQERLRLQHDLVFAVRAMQLDFLRPAHLDDTLQVGVALSQCKRASLLFAQSIHRDGELLLRAQVKVAALGAGRFRPRGMDDALYDQLKALQITETGLLRNDG; encoded by the coding sequence TTGACTTCCGATTCCCCATTCCCGATTCCCGATTCCCAGCCTCTATTCAGTTGGCCGACACGCATCTACTGGGAAGATACCGACGCCGGTGGCGTGGTCTACCATGCACGCTACGTCGCCTTTCTGGAGCGGGCGCGCACGGAGTGGCTGCGCGCGCTGGGCTACGGACAGGAGCGCCTGCGCCTGCAGCACGATCTGGTGTTCGCGGTGCGCGCGATGCAGCTCGACTTCCTGCGCCCGGCCCACCTGGACGATACGCTGCAGGTCGGCGTCGCGCTGTCGCAGTGCAAGCGCGCCAGCCTGCTGTTCGCGCAGTCGATCCATCGCGACGGCGAGTTGCTGTTGCGCGCGCAGGTCAAGGTGGCGGCGCTGGGCGCTGGCCGCTTCCGCCCGCGCGGCATGGACGACGCGCTGTACGACCAATTGAAAGCTCTCCAAATCACTGAAACCGGATTACTGAGGAACGACGGATGA
- the ruvB gene encoding Holliday junction branch migration DNA helicase RuvB has product MDRIIASSATREDDAVEASIRPKRLADYLGQQPVREQLSIYIEAARARGEALDHVLIFGPPGLGKTTLSHVIANELGVNLRATSGPVIEKAGDLAALLTNLQPHDVLFVDEIHRLSPVVEEVLYPAMEDFQIDIMIGEGPAARSIKIDLPPFTLIGATTRAGLLTAPLRDRFGIVQRLAFYTPEELGRIVRRSAAILGIACDADGCAEIARRARGTPRIANRLLRRVRDFAQVRAGGLIDLEVAQAAMQMLGVDPEGFDDLDRRLLRTIIDYFDGGPVGVESLAASLSEERGTLEDVIEPYLIQQGYLIRTARGRMATNKAYLHLGLKPKMRESGIGNGESEGLF; this is encoded by the coding sequence ATGGACCGCATCATCGCCAGCAGCGCCACCCGCGAAGACGACGCGGTCGAGGCCAGCATCCGCCCCAAGCGGCTGGCCGACTACCTCGGCCAGCAGCCGGTGCGCGAGCAGCTGTCGATCTATATCGAAGCGGCCAGGGCGCGCGGCGAGGCGCTGGACCATGTGCTGATCTTCGGCCCGCCGGGCCTGGGCAAGACCACGCTCAGCCATGTCATCGCCAACGAGCTGGGGGTCAATCTGCGCGCCACCTCCGGCCCGGTGATCGAGAAGGCCGGCGACCTGGCGGCGCTGCTGACCAACCTGCAGCCGCACGACGTGCTGTTCGTGGACGAGATCCACCGCCTGTCGCCGGTGGTCGAGGAAGTGCTGTATCCGGCGATGGAAGACTTCCAGATCGACATCATGATCGGCGAGGGTCCGGCCGCGCGCTCGATCAAGATCGACCTGCCGCCGTTCACCCTGATCGGCGCCACCACCCGCGCCGGCCTGCTGACCGCGCCGCTGCGCGACCGCTTCGGCATCGTGCAGCGCCTGGCGTTCTATACCCCGGAAGAGCTGGGCAGGATCGTGCGCCGCTCCGCCGCCATCCTCGGCATCGCCTGCGACGCCGACGGCTGCGCGGAGATCGCGCGGCGCGCGCGCGGCACCCCGCGTATCGCCAACCGGCTGCTGCGGCGGGTCCGCGATTTCGCCCAGGTCCGCGCCGGCGGGCTGATCGATCTGGAGGTCGCGCAGGCGGCGATGCAGATGCTCGGGGTCGATCCGGAAGGCTTCGACGACCTGGATCGGCGCCTGCTGCGCACCATCATCGACTACTTCGACGGCGGCCCGGTCGGGGTCGAGTCGCTGGCCGCCTCGCTGTCGGAAGAGCGCGGCACCCTGGAAGACGTGATCGAGCCGTACCTGATCCAGCAGGGCTACCTGATCCGCACCGCGCGCGGGCGCATGGCGACCAACAAGGCCTATCTGCACTTGGGCCTGAAGCCCAAGATGCGGGAATCGGGAATCGGGAATGGAGAATCGGAGGGGCTGTTCTAG
- the tolB gene encoding Tol-Pal system beta propeller repeat protein TolB, with amino-acid sequence MKKLPRWLAVLAALLLPLAASAQDKGLEIDIVGGNASATPITVVPMPYQGSAAAPSTDVSAVVRADLDRSGQFRNLPEAQIVERPTRGSEVQYATWRALKQDYLVAGRVMDAGEGTYRVEYELFDVAKGERILGLAMTARASAMRDVAHQMADAIYEKITGVRGAFWTRIAYVTASGKGGAMRYALMVADADGYNPQTIVRSAEPLLSPNWSPDGKKLAYVSFERGNSSIYIQDIATGARQLVSSFRGINGAPSFSPDGRKLALALSRSGNPEIYVMDLGSKQLTQLTNHFGIDTEPTWAPDGSSIYFTSDRGGRPQIYQVAASGGSANRVTFQGNYNATASVSFDGNKIAVAQGSGNTYKIAMMDRSLGSPRWSTLSTGSLDESPSFAPNASMVLYAAREGGRGVLYAVSADARVRQRLVLADGDVREPSWSPYRAAR; translated from the coding sequence ATGAAAAAACTGCCGCGCTGGCTTGCCGTCCTGGCTGCCCTGTTGCTCCCCTTGGCCGCGTCCGCACAGGACAAGGGCCTGGAAATCGACATCGTCGGCGGCAACGCGTCGGCGACCCCGATCACCGTCGTGCCGATGCCTTACCAGGGATCGGCGGCCGCACCGTCCACCGACGTGTCCGCGGTGGTCCGTGCCGACCTGGACCGCTCCGGCCAGTTCCGCAACCTGCCCGAGGCGCAGATCGTCGAGCGCCCGACCCGCGGCAGCGAAGTGCAGTACGCCACCTGGCGCGCGCTGAAGCAGGATTACCTGGTCGCCGGCCGGGTGATGGATGCCGGCGAGGGCACCTACCGGGTCGAGTACGAACTGTTCGACGTGGCCAAGGGCGAGCGTATCCTCGGCCTGGCGATGACTGCGCGCGCCAGCGCGATGCGCGACGTGGCGCACCAGATGGCCGATGCGATCTACGAGAAGATCACCGGCGTGCGCGGCGCCTTCTGGACCCGCATCGCCTACGTCACCGCCAGCGGCAAGGGCGGCGCGATGCGCTATGCGCTGATGGTCGCCGACGCCGACGGCTACAACCCGCAGACCATCGTGCGCTCGGCCGAGCCGCTGCTGTCGCCGAACTGGAGTCCGGATGGCAAGAAGCTGGCCTACGTGAGCTTCGAGCGCGGCAACTCCTCGATCTATATCCAGGACATCGCCACCGGCGCCCGCCAGCTGGTGTCCAGCTTCCGCGGCATCAACGGCGCGCCCTCGTTCTCGCCGGACGGCCGCAAGCTGGCCCTGGCGCTGTCGCGCAGCGGCAACCCGGAGATCTACGTGATGGACCTGGGCAGCAAGCAGCTGACCCAGCTGACCAACCACTTCGGCATCGACACCGAGCCGACCTGGGCGCCGGACGGCAGCAGCATCTACTTCACCTCCGATCGCGGCGGCCGCCCGCAGATCTACCAGGTGGCGGCGAGCGGCGGCAGCGCCAACCGGGTCACCTTCCAGGGCAACTACAACGCCACCGCCAGCGTGTCCTTCGACGGCAACAAGATCGCCGTCGCGCAGGGTAGCGGCAACACCTACAAGATCGCGATGATGGACCGCAGCCTGGGTTCGCCGCGCTGGAGCACATTGTCTACGGGGTCGCTGGACGAGTCGCCGAGCTTCGCCCCGAACGCCAGCATGGTCCTGTATGCCGCCCGCGAAGGCGGGCGAGGGGTGCTGTACGCGGTCTCGGCCGATGCCCGCGTCCGCCAGCGCCTGGTGCTGGCCGATGGCGACGTGCGCGAGCCGTCGTGGTCGCCGTACCGGGCGGCGCGTTGA
- the tolR gene encoding protein TolR, whose product MTAAISRRKRRKLKSEINVVPYIDVMLVLLIIFMVTAPLLSLSVDVDLPDSTARSVESKKDPVIVTVDGEGRYTLTLQDGKPEKIGAPELKAKMQAFVGQNKDVPVFVAAPGSSNYQLVMDTMVMLQQAGVPKVGLMSQPGTNAR is encoded by the coding sequence ATGACTGCCGCCATTTCCCGCCGCAAGCGCCGCAAGCTCAAGTCCGAGATCAACGTCGTGCCGTACATCGACGTGATGCTGGTGCTGCTGATCATCTTCATGGTCACCGCGCCGCTGCTCAGCCTGAGCGTGGACGTGGACCTGCCCGATTCCACCGCGCGTTCGGTGGAGAGCAAGAAGGACCCGGTCATCGTCACCGTCGACGGCGAAGGCCGCTACACGCTGACCCTGCAGGATGGCAAGCCGGAGAAGATCGGCGCGCCGGAACTGAAGGCGAAGATGCAGGCCTTCGTCGGCCAGAACAAGGACGTGCCGGTGTTCGTCGCCGCGCCCGGCAGTTCCAACTACCAGCTGGTCATGGACACCATGGTCATGCTGCAGCAGGCCGGCGTTCCCAAGGTGGGCCTGATGAGCCAGCCCGGTACCAATGCACGCTGA
- the queC gene encoding 7-cyano-7-deazaguanine synthase QueC — protein sequence MKNAVVLLSGGMDSAVVVAIACEQGYAVHALSVSYGQRHTSELDAATRVAAALGAVAHKTVNVDLRSIGGSALTDDIEVPDAGGEGIPVTYVPARNTIMLSLALGWAEVLGAADIFCGVNAVDYSGYPDCRPEFIDAFQTLANLATKAGVEGAGLRVHAPLQRMSKADIVREGLRLGVDFGLTVSCYRADADGRACGHCDACRLRAAGFADAGVADPTRYA from the coding sequence ATGAAAAACGCCGTCGTCCTACTCTCAGGTGGCATGGATTCCGCCGTCGTCGTCGCCATCGCCTGCGAGCAGGGTTATGCCGTGCATGCGCTGAGCGTCAGCTATGGGCAGCGGCATACGTCCGAACTGGACGCGGCCACGCGCGTGGCCGCCGCGCTCGGCGCGGTGGCGCACAAGACCGTCAATGTCGATTTGCGCAGCATCGGCGGCTCCGCCCTGACCGACGACATCGAGGTGCCGGACGCCGGCGGCGAGGGCATTCCGGTCACCTACGTGCCGGCGCGCAACACCATCATGCTGTCGCTGGCGCTGGGCTGGGCCGAGGTGCTGGGCGCGGCGGACATCTTCTGCGGCGTCAACGCCGTGGACTATTCCGGCTACCCCGACTGCCGCCCCGAGTTCATCGACGCGTTCCAGACCCTGGCCAACCTGGCGACCAAGGCCGGCGTGGAAGGCGCCGGCCTGCGCGTGCACGCGCCGCTGCAGCGCATGAGCAAGGCCGACATCGTGCGCGAGGGCCTGCGCCTGGGCGTGGACTTCGGCCTCACCGTGTCCTGCTACCGCGCCGATGCCGATGGCCGCGCCTGCGGCCACTGCGACGCCTGCCGGCTGCGCGCCGCCGGCTTCGCCGATGCCGGCGTGGCCGACCCGACCCGCTACGCCTGA
- the ruvA gene encoding Holliday junction branch migration protein RuvA, with amino-acid sequence MIGRLRGILAYKQPPWLVIDVGGVGYELEAPMSTFYDLPDVGRDVILFTHYAQKEDSVSLYGFLREGERRLFRDVQRVTGIGAKIALAVLSGVSVDEFARMLAAADVTALTRIPGIGKKTAERMVVELRDRAANFSGGAPVTGQLGTDAVSEATVALQQLGYKPAEAAKMARDAAAAGDEVASVIRKALQAALR; translated from the coding sequence ATGATCGGCCGTCTGCGCGGCATCCTCGCCTACAAGCAGCCGCCGTGGCTGGTGATCGACGTGGGCGGGGTCGGCTATGAGCTGGAGGCGCCGATGAGCACCTTCTACGATCTGCCCGACGTCGGCCGCGACGTGATCCTGTTCACCCACTATGCGCAGAAGGAAGACAGCGTGTCGCTGTACGGCTTCCTGCGCGAGGGCGAGCGGCGCCTGTTCCGCGACGTGCAGCGGGTCACCGGGATCGGCGCCAAGATCGCGCTGGCGGTGCTGTCCGGGGTCAGCGTGGACGAGTTCGCGCGGATGCTCGCCGCCGCCGACGTCACTGCGTTGACCCGCATCCCCGGCATCGGCAAGAAGACCGCCGAGCGCATGGTGGTGGAACTGCGCGACCGCGCCGCGAACTTCAGCGGCGGCGCGCCGGTCACCGGCCAGCTCGGCACCGATGCGGTGTCCGAGGCCACCGTGGCGCTGCAGCAGCTCGGCTACAAGCCGGCCGAGGCGGCGAAGATGGCGCGCGACGCCGCCGCCGCCGGCGACGAGGTCGCCAGCGTGATCCGCAAGGCCCTGCAGGCCGCGTTGCGCTGA
- the queE gene encoding 7-carboxy-7-deazaguanine synthase QueE, with product MAAVPSDIVQSPLPRLKLTEIFLSLQGEADSAGWPTVFVRLTGCPLRCSYCDTAYAFHGGQWWDIDAILAEVARHGVRHVCVTGGEPLAQKRCLRLLQQLCDAGYDVSLETSGALDIAEVDPRVSRVLDIKTPASREAARNRWENLPLLTARDQIKFVLCGRADYDWARALVAEHRLHERCTVWFSPSKSELAPRELADWIVADRLPVRFQMQLHKLLWNDEPGR from the coding sequence ATGGCCGCCGTTCCCAGCGATATCGTGCAAAGCCCGCTGCCGCGCCTGAAGCTGACGGAGATCTTCCTGTCGCTGCAGGGCGAGGCCGACAGCGCCGGCTGGCCGACCGTGTTCGTGCGCCTGACCGGCTGCCCGCTGCGCTGCAGCTACTGCGACACCGCCTACGCCTTCCATGGCGGGCAGTGGTGGGACATCGACGCGATCCTGGCCGAAGTGGCGCGCCACGGCGTGCGCCACGTCTGCGTGACCGGCGGCGAGCCGCTGGCGCAGAAGCGCTGCCTGCGCCTGCTGCAGCAGCTGTGCGACGCCGGCTACGACGTATCGCTGGAAACCTCCGGCGCGCTGGACATCGCCGAGGTGGACCCGCGCGTGTCGCGGGTGCTCGACATCAAGACCCCGGCCTCGCGGGAAGCGGCGCGCAACCGCTGGGAAAACCTGCCGCTGCTGACCGCGCGCGACCAGATCAAGTTCGTGCTGTGCGGCCGCGCCGACTACGACTGGGCGCGCGCGCTGGTCGCCGAACACCGCCTGCACGAGCGCTGCACCGTCTGGTTCTCGCCGAGCAAGAGCGAACTGGCGCCGCGCGAGCTGGCCGACTGGATCGTCGCCGACCGCCTGCCGGTGCGCTTCCAGATGCAGTTGCACAAGCTGCTGTGGAACGACGAGCCGGGGCGTTAG
- the tolQ gene encoding protein TolQ, with protein MIALLLALQDTVAEALPQDVTQTAAQAVASTAAHGGINYLELLLKASLPVKVIVLLLLLGSLISWVIIFRKARVFKQANREADDFENRFWSGTDLTKLYAGAADRNRVVGGLEAIFEAGFREFTRLRDKRKLDARIQLEGAQRAMRATYAREVDRLERNLELLANIGSTAPYVGLVGTVFGIMVTMHDMLNSGQQAGIAAVAPGISEALFATAIGLFVAIPAVWAYNRFTTRVERMAVRFETFSEEFSSILQRQASGD; from the coding sequence ATGATCGCATTGCTCCTGGCCCTGCAGGACACGGTGGCGGAGGCGCTGCCGCAGGACGTGACCCAGACCGCCGCGCAGGCCGTCGCCAGCACCGCCGCCCACGGCGGCATCAACTACCTGGAACTGCTGCTCAAGGCCAGCCTGCCGGTCAAGGTGATCGTGCTGCTGCTGCTGCTCGGCTCGCTGATCAGCTGGGTGATCATCTTCCGCAAGGCACGGGTGTTCAAGCAGGCCAACCGCGAGGCGGACGACTTCGAGAACCGCTTCTGGTCCGGCACCGACCTGACCAAGCTCTACGCCGGCGCGGCCGACCGCAACCGCGTGGTCGGCGGGCTGGAGGCGATCTTCGAAGCCGGCTTCCGCGAATTCACCCGCCTGCGCGACAAGCGCAAGCTCGACGCGCGCATCCAGCTGGAAGGCGCGCAGCGGGCGATGCGCGCGACCTATGCGCGCGAAGTGGACCGCCTGGAGCGCAACCTGGAACTGCTCGCCAACATCGGTTCCACCGCGCCCTATGTCGGCCTGGTCGGCACCGTGTTCGGCATCATGGTGACCATGCATGACATGCTCAACAGCGGCCAGCAGGCGGGCATCGCCGCGGTCGCGCCGGGCATTTCCGAGGCGCTGTTCGCCACCGCCATCGGCCTGTTCGTGGCGATCCCGGCGGTGTGGGCGTACAACCGCTTCACCACCCGGGTCGAGCGGATGGCGGTGCGCTTCGAGACCTTCTCCGAAGAATTCAGCTCCATCCTGCAGCGCCAGGCCAGCGGCGACTGA
- a CDS encoding potassium transporter Kup → MSSTPAPSPGSGHSADASHGKAGFALIIGAIGVVFGDIGTSPLYTLKEAFSPHYGLSSDHDTVLGVLSLAFWSLMIVVTLKYVTIIMRADNDGEGGIMALMALTQRTMRKGSRSAYVVGILGIFGASLFFGDGVITPAISVLGAVEGLEVAAPGLHAFIVPITVVVLVILFLGQRFGTEKVGKVFGPITCLWFLSLAAIGIWNIVDAPEVLKAFNPWWAIRFFLDHGWHGVWILGAVVLAVTGGEALYADMGHFGARPIRHAWYFFVLPCLVLNYLGQGALVLKHPSALKNPFFEAVPGWALYPMIVLATLAAVIASQAVITGAFSIARQAMQLGYIPRMLIKHTSHDTIGQIYIPGINWLLMVMVIALVLIFRSSTNLAVAYGISVSATMLIDTLLLALVARALWPRWRNWVLPLCVVFFVIDAAFLIANGAKLLQGAWFPVALGIVMFTLMRTWRRGRELLREEIRKDGIQIDSFLPGLMLAPPVRVPGTAVFLTADATVVPHALMHNLKHNKVLHERNVFLTVETLPVPYASARQRLKMDAIGDEFYRVIVRFGFMETPDMPLALMRSCDQGGIYFDPMDTTYFASRETIVASANRGMPLWRDKLFAVMHRNAAPATGFFRIPGNRLVELGAQVEI, encoded by the coding sequence ATGTCCTCCACTCCCGCTCCGTCCCCCGGCTCCGGCCATTCGGCCGATGCCTCGCATGGCAAGGCCGGCTTCGCGCTGATCATCGGCGCCATCGGCGTGGTGTTCGGCGACATCGGCACCAGCCCGCTGTACACGCTGAAAGAGGCGTTCTCGCCGCACTACGGCCTGAGCAGCGACCACGACACCGTGCTCGGGGTGCTGTCGCTGGCGTTCTGGTCGCTGATGATCGTGGTCACGCTGAAGTACGTCACCATCATCATGCGCGCCGACAACGACGGCGAGGGCGGCATCATGGCGCTGATGGCGCTGACCCAGCGCACCATGCGCAAGGGCTCGCGCTCGGCCTACGTGGTCGGCATCCTCGGCATCTTCGGCGCCTCGCTGTTCTTCGGCGACGGCGTGATCACCCCGGCGATCTCGGTGCTGGGCGCGGTCGAAGGCCTGGAGGTGGCCGCGCCGGGCCTGCACGCCTTCATCGTGCCGATCACCGTGGTGGTGCTGGTGATCCTGTTCCTGGGCCAGCGCTTCGGCACCGAGAAGGTCGGCAAGGTGTTCGGCCCGATCACCTGCCTGTGGTTCCTGTCGCTGGCGGCGATCGGCATCTGGAACATCGTCGATGCGCCGGAAGTGCTGAAGGCGTTCAACCCGTGGTGGGCGATCCGCTTCTTCCTCGACCACGGCTGGCACGGGGTGTGGATCCTCGGCGCGGTGGTGCTGGCGGTGACCGGCGGCGAGGCGCTGTACGCGGACATGGGCCACTTCGGCGCGCGCCCGATCCGCCACGCCTGGTACTTCTTCGTGCTGCCGTGCCTGGTGCTGAACTACCTGGGGCAGGGCGCGCTGGTGCTCAAGCATCCCTCGGCGCTGAAGAACCCGTTCTTCGAGGCGGTGCCCGGCTGGGCGCTGTACCCGATGATCGTGCTGGCCACGCTGGCAGCGGTGATCGCCTCGCAGGCGGTGATCACCGGCGCGTTCTCGATCGCGCGCCAGGCGATGCAGCTGGGCTACATCCCGCGCATGCTGATCAAGCACACCTCGCACGACACCATCGGCCAGATCTACATCCCCGGCATCAACTGGCTGCTGATGGTGATGGTGATCGCGCTGGTGCTGATCTTCCGCAGTTCCACCAACCTGGCGGTGGCCTACGGCATCTCGGTGTCGGCGACGATGCTGATCGACACCCTGCTGCTGGCGCTGGTGGCGCGCGCGCTGTGGCCGCGCTGGCGCAACTGGGTGCTGCCGCTGTGCGTGGTGTTCTTCGTCATCGACGCCGCATTCCTGATCGCCAACGGCGCCAAGCTGCTGCAGGGCGCCTGGTTCCCGGTGGCGCTGGGCATCGTGATGTTCACCCTGATGCGCACCTGGCGCCGCGGCCGCGAGCTGCTGCGCGAGGAGATCCGCAAGGACGGCATCCAGATCGACAGCTTCCTGCCCGGGCTGATGCTGGCGCCGCCGGTGCGCGTGCCCGGCACCGCGGTGTTCCTGACCGCCGACGCGACCGTGGTGCCGCACGCGCTGATGCACAACCTCAAGCACAACAAGGTGCTGCACGAGCGCAACGTGTTCCTGACCGTGGAAACCCTGCCGGTGCCGTATGCCTCGGCCAGGCAGCGGCTGAAGATGGACGCCATCGGCGACGAGTTCTACCGGGTGATCGTGCGCTTCGGCTTCATGGAGACCCCCGACATGCCGCTGGCGCTGATGCGCTCCTGCGACCAGGGCGGCATCTACTTCGACCCGATGGACACCACCTATTTCGCCAGCCGCGAGACCATCGTGGCCAGCGCCAACCGCGGCATGCCGCTCTGGCGCGACAAGCTGTTCGCGGTCATGCACCGCAACGCCGCCCCCGCCACCGGCTTCTTCCGCATCCCCGGCAACCGGCTGGTGGAGCTGGGGGCGCAGGTGGAGATCTGA
- the tolA gene encoding cell envelope integrity protein TolA, protein MHAEADSRPPRDQDRDSGLIVGVLQALAVHVLLGLLFFLAWWWSPVRQVEPAAGSPMVEASLVVSAADVRSAQKAVQDAPKPLPEPLPEPVKEVAEDDTVPPPQPVPVPKPQQAPTAQQQKAQDFIPVPDKVDQDRASRTAISQEKEKQEQEAKRRQEQIDLTEQKRQQEAEQKQRLAAQQEEERQQKIADIRKQREQADREAKLAEQKLRQLADVRAKQASATAAATPQAAPGQNGTNTDLSAKYAAAIQQAVLSQWVRPDSVPLGQKCKIAIKQIVGGQVIEAKVSPDCPYDEAGRRSIEAAVLRAQPLPYRGFESVFARDLTFNFTAQDR, encoded by the coding sequence ATGCACGCTGAAGCCGATTCCCGACCGCCCCGCGACCAGGACCGCGACAGCGGCCTGATCGTCGGCGTGCTGCAGGCGCTGGCCGTGCACGTGCTGCTCGGGTTGCTGTTCTTCCTCGCCTGGTGGTGGTCGCCGGTGCGCCAGGTGGAACCGGCGGCCGGCTCGCCGATGGTCGAGGCCTCGCTGGTGGTCTCGGCCGCGGACGTGCGTTCGGCGCAGAAGGCGGTGCAGGACGCGCCCAAACCCTTGCCCGAGCCGCTGCCCGAACCGGTCAAGGAGGTCGCCGAGGACGACACGGTGCCGCCGCCGCAGCCGGTGCCCGTGCCCAAGCCGCAGCAGGCGCCGACCGCGCAGCAGCAGAAGGCGCAGGACTTCATCCCGGTGCCGGACAAGGTCGACCAGGACCGTGCCAGCCGCACCGCGATCTCGCAGGAAAAGGAGAAGCAGGAGCAGGAAGCCAAGCGCCGCCAGGAGCAGATCGACCTGACCGAGCAGAAGCGCCAGCAGGAGGCCGAGCAGAAGCAGCGCCTGGCCGCGCAGCAGGAAGAGGAGCGGCAGCAGAAGATCGCCGACATCCGCAAGCAGCGCGAGCAGGCCGACCGCGAAGCCAAGCTGGCCGAGCAGAAGCTGCGCCAGCTGGCCGACGTGCGCGCCAAGCAGGCCTCGGCCACCGCCGCGGCCACGCCGCAGGCCGCGCCCGGACAGAACGGGACCAATACCGACCTGTCGGCCAAGTACGCCGCGGCGATCCAGCAGGCGGTGCTGAGCCAGTGGGTGCGCCCGGATTCGGTGCCGCTGGGGCAGAAGTGCAAGATCGCGATCAAGCAGATCGTCGGCGGGCAGGTGATCGAGGCCAAGGTCAGCCCCGACTGTCCCTACGACGAGGCCGGGCGGCGTTCGATCGAGGCCGCGGTGCTGCGGGCGCAGCCGCTGCCCTACCGCGGCTTCGAATCGGTATTCGCGCGCGACCTGACCTTCAACTTCACCGCGCAGGATCGCTGA
- the ybgF gene encoding tol-pal system protein YbgF has product MRIGVLTSMIVAAALVAAAPAHAQRASLADRVSALEQQAMNTQGNTDVLNQLNQLRTQVQSLEATIEQLQHDNEQLKQRAKDQYLDLDGRLNRIEGGATPPLPPAGAAAAAASAPAAKPAAAVPERPPSVHGDAGTLAASGDERTSYNVAFDALKAGRYADSANLFQSFLELYPNGVYAPNALYWLGESYYATKNFPLAEAQFRDLIGRYPTHDKASGALLKLGLSQYGEGRTQDAEQTLQQVSSQYPGSDAARTAQDRLQSIRIGQQLR; this is encoded by the coding sequence ATGCGTATCGGTGTCCTTACATCGATGATCGTCGCGGCGGCCCTGGTGGCCGCCGCGCCGGCTCATGCGCAGCGCGCAAGCCTGGCCGATCGCGTGTCCGCGCTCGAGCAGCAGGCCATGAATACCCAGGGCAACACCGATGTGCTGAACCAGCTCAACCAGCTGCGCACGCAGGTGCAGTCGCTGGAGGCCACGATCGAGCAGTTGCAGCACGACAACGAACAACTCAAGCAGCGCGCCAAGGACCAGTACCTGGACCTGGACGGGCGCCTGAACCGGATCGAGGGTGGCGCGACGCCGCCGTTGCCGCCGGCTGGCGCTGCCGCAGCGGCCGCTTCCGCACCCGCCGCCAAGCCGGCTGCCGCCGTTCCCGAACGGCCGCCGTCGGTGCATGGCGACGCCGGCACGCTTGCCGCCAGCGGCGACGAGCGCACCAGCTACAACGTCGCCTTCGACGCGCTGAAGGCCGGCAGGTACGCCGACTCGGCGAATCTGTTCCAGAGCTTCCTCGAGCTGTACCCGAACGGCGTTTACGCCCCCAATGCTCTGTACTGGCTGGGCGAGAGCTATTACGCCACCAAGAATTTTCCGCTGGCCGAGGCGCAGTTCCGCGACCTGATCGGCCGCTACCCGACCCACGACAAGGCCTCCGGCGCCCTGCTCAAGCTGGGCCTGTCGCAGTACGGCGAAGGCCGTACCCAGGACGCCGAGCAGACCCTGCAGCAGGTGAGCAGCCAGTATCCGGGATCGGATGCCGCGCGCACCGCGCAGGACCGTTTGCAGTCGATCCGCATCGGCCAGCAGCTGCGCTGA
- the pal gene encoding peptidoglycan-associated lipoprotein Pal, whose product MNKTTRVLLVSLLSVAALAGCSKKVKEVPPTDTTSTTGSTTPTGPSTSGLYGPGDLDTDACLRQRVVYFDLDQDSLKPEFQAIMACHAKYLRDRPSSRITLQGNADERGSREYNMGLGERRGNAVSSALQAAGGSAAQLTVVSYGEERPVCTESNESCWSQNRRVEIVYTAQ is encoded by the coding sequence ATGAACAAGACCACCCGCGTTCTGCTTGTCTCGCTATTGTCCGTTGCAGCTCTGGCCGGCTGCTCCAAGAAGGTCAAGGAAGTTCCCCCGACCGACACCACCAGCACCACCGGTTCCACCACCCCGACCGGCCCGTCGACCTCCGGCCTGTACGGCCCGGGCGACCTGGATACCGATGCCTGCCTGCGCCAGCGCGTGGTCTACTTCGATCTGGACCAGGATTCGCTGAAGCCGGAGTTCCAGGCGATCATGGCCTGCCACGCCAAGTACCTGCGCGACCGTCCGTCCTCGCGCATCACCCTGCAGGGCAATGCCGACGAGCGCGGTTCGCGCGAGTACAACATGGGCCTGGGCGAGCGTCGTGGCAATGCCGTGTCTTCGGCACTGCAGGCCGCCGGCGGTTCGGCTGCGCAGCTGACCGTGGTCAGCTACGGCGAAGAGCGTCCGGTGTGCACCGAGTCGAACGAGTCCTGCTGGTCGCAGAACCGCCGCGTCGAGATCGTGTACACGGCGCAGTAA